One stretch of Thermoprotei archaeon DNA includes these proteins:
- a CDS encoding metal ABC transporter ATP-binding protein has translation MSIIDVKNLTASYNGEPAILDISFQLNDPSITVILGPNGAGKTTLLKALIGIIKPDHGIIRVLGFDPVNDSFRLRRFIGYVPQRDKIVRNLPLKVRDVILMGLLTKRQWPRIPSKSDVDKMYKMLELLDLNDSVDKTFGELSGGQQQKVLLARALISEPKILFLDEPFNGVDMKSQAYIIEKIKSLRYTNKITILIVTHDINPLIDIAENLIILNKSVIAIGKPLEILTEQTLSKAYGGGKVIIIQDRCYTITGDVHSR, from the coding sequence ATGAGTATTATTGATGTAAAAAATTTAACAGCTAGTTATAATGGAGAACCAGCAATATTAGATATTAGTTTTCAGTTGAACGATCCTTCAATAACTGTAATATTAGGTCCTAATGGCGCTGGCAAGACTACATTACTTAAGGCTTTAATAGGTATTATTAAGCCTGATCATGGGATTATTAGAGTTCTTGGTTTTGATCCTGTAAATGATTCATTTAGGCTACGTCGATTTATAGGTTATGTTCCTCAGCGTGATAAAATTGTAAGAAATCTACCTCTTAAGGTTAGAGATGTCATTCTTATGGGTCTTTTGACTAAACGACAATGGCCTCGTATACCATCAAAAAGTGATGTAGATAAGATGTATAAAATGTTAGAATTGTTGGATTTAAATGACTCTGTTGATAAGACATTTGGAGAGTTAAGTGGAGGTCAGCAGCAAAAAGTCCTGCTTGCTAGGGCGTTAATCTCAGAACCTAAAATCCTATTTTTAGATGAACCATTTAACGGTGTTGACATGAAAAGTCAAGCGTATATAATAGAAAAAATAAAGTCGTTACGATACACTAACAAGATTACCATTTTGATAGTGACCCATGATATAAATCCTTTAATAGATATTGCAGAAAACTTAATAATTCTAAATAAGAGCGTAATAGCTATTGGAAAACCGCTTGAGATATTAACTGAACAAACATTGTCTAAGGCGTATGGTGGTGGTAAAGTAATAATAATACAAGATAGATGTTATACTATAACCGGTGATGTACATTCAAGGTGA
- a CDS encoding N-glycosylase/DNA lyase codes for MSVRINSENAIELGKKLRSIGLKRILMLEEHDPQFVAMKLLSKIGNVELAGILSLANALVSYKLSSKGEDYWMEFAKYFVHNPPKDLYSLPEVMLDFMRNSNGNKLLIEKKYQRLKILRDSGFLMELKENFNYYVNNLNTLRFHLATNMNTDANLKTIVFSIKMLYYSFRASTGVVNPLPMDIPIPIDLRIAIMSYITNIVDTKYTKKPLNEIAEIIMRNYKNAQEAWNIVAHTSQIPPLHIDSMIWPLLNITREKNYNRQHTLSFSVTFFSNIWKDLNRETLLDIFTTMFKKL; via the coding sequence ATGTCGGTGAGAATTAATAGTGAGAATGCTATTGAATTAGGTAAAAAACTTAGATCGATTGGATTAAAACGTATTTTAATGTTAGAGGAGCATGATCCACAGTTTGTAGCTATGAAATTGTTATCAAAAATAGGTAATGTAGAGCTCGCTGGTATTTTATCGTTAGCAAATGCTCTCGTTAGTTATAAACTTTCATCAAAAGGTGAAGATTACTGGATGGAATTTGCAAAATATTTTGTTCACAATCCACCAAAGGATCTGTACTCGTTACCAGAGGTTATGCTTGACTTTATGAGGAATTCTAATGGAAATAAACTTCTCATAGAAAAAAAGTATCAACGTCTTAAGATTTTAAGAGATTCCGGATTTTTAATGGAATTAAAAGAGAACTTCAACTACTATGTTAATAATCTAAATACGTTAAGATTTCATCTAGCCACGAACATGAATACCGATGCTAATTTAAAAACCATAGTTTTTTCTATCAAAATGTTATATTATAGTTTCAGAGCATCTACTGGAGTAGTTAATCCTCTTCCAATGGACATACCAATACCTATCGATCTTAGAATTGCAATAATGAGTTATATTACTAATATAGTTGATACTAAATACACGAAAAAACCATTAAATGAAATTGCAGAAATCATCATGAGAAACTATAAAAATGCGCAAGAAGCATGGAATATTGTAGCTCACACATCACAAATTCCTCCTCTTCACATTGATTCAATGATATGGCCTCTCCTCAATATTACCAGAGAGAAAAATTATAATCGTCAACATACATTATCATTCTCAGTGACATTCTTTTCAAACATATGGAAAGATTTAAACAGAGAAACATTGCTAGATATTTTTACAACAATGTTTAAAAAATTATGA
- a CDS encoding metal-dependent transcriptional regulator, translating into MIAISQREAVYLRIIGDLTELGTKPTTSGEIAKALGIKAPSVIDMIKRFSEIGLVKYTPWKGIRLTEQGIHEVRMLIRSHRILETYLYNVLGINVEDACEEVSDFDSYVSHNIINNMCSRLGHPKKCPHGLEIPAAPECCGGV; encoded by the coding sequence ATGATAGCAATCTCACAAAGAGAAGCCGTTTACTTGAGGATAATTGGGGATCTCACAGAATTAGGTACAAAACCTACAACTAGTGGCGAAATAGCAAAAGCGCTTGGTATAAAAGCACCTTCTGTAATTGATATGATAAAGCGATTTTCTGAAATTGGACTTGTAAAGTACACACCATGGAAAGGTATACGATTAACCGAACAGGGAATACATGAAGTAAGAATGTTAATAAGAAGTCATAGAATTCTTGAGACGTATCTTTATAACGTGTTAGGTATTAATGTAGAAGATGCTTGTGAGGAAGTTTCTGATTTTGATTCTTATGTATCACATAATATTATAAACAACATGTGCTCACGTCTAGGGCATCCTAAAAAATGTCCTCATGGATTAGAGATACCGGCTGCCCCAGAATGTTGTGGAGGTGTTTAA
- a CDS encoding zinc ABC transporter substrate-binding protein: MKKTVIIIIITMLMVTIFNSPVFASSQHVKVAVSLGVFVPIVKDIGGTYAEVFSIVPPGVEPHEFILTPGVINEASLADLIIIDGHIEWENKLLDAVSQAKDRPINNFSLNLINYSSNMTILDMPSGSGLYGKNYHGYWLLPDNMKVIARLIYERLSSIDPAHSSYYNSNLQMFLDRVSFLENMLSKVRSLLNGKPVVLGFLEEDYIAYSMGLKVITVLSASESPTANPNALSLAYNMLKSEKGIIMVSDVAAEMPLYNSAVQLSKQTGAPLVTVDTTVNIDYVSAMMYNIGKVEGAISIENIVPTSQVQIVDPMLIFSVGLVGVIIVESVYIFRLRRLLK; the protein is encoded by the coding sequence TTGAAGAAAACTGTTATCATAATCATTATTACAATGTTAATGGTCACTATATTCAACTCGCCGGTATTTGCTTCTTCACAGCATGTTAAGGTTGCTGTATCATTAGGAGTTTTCGTTCCAATAGTGAAAGATATCGGAGGAACGTATGCTGAAGTTTTTTCTATAGTTCCTCCTGGTGTAGAACCTCACGAGTTTATATTAACTCCTGGAGTTATTAATGAAGCATCACTTGCAGATTTGATCATAATAGATGGACACATCGAGTGGGAAAATAAACTATTAGATGCCGTTTCTCAGGCAAAGGATAGACCTATCAATAATTTTTCGCTGAATCTTATCAATTATTCTTCGAATATGACAATACTTGACATGCCAAGCGGATCTGGATTATACGGTAAAAACTATCATGGTTACTGGCTTTTACCTGATAATATGAAAGTTATTGCTAGATTAATATATGAAAGATTATCGAGCATTGATCCTGCCCATTCAAGTTATTATAACTCAAATCTTCAAATGTTTCTTGACAGAGTCTCATTTTTAGAAAATATGTTATCAAAGGTTAGGAGCCTGCTTAATGGTAAACCTGTTGTTCTCGGATTTTTAGAGGAAGATTATATCGCATATAGTATGGGACTTAAGGTTATAACAGTGTTATCTGCTAGCGAAAGCCCAACTGCGAATCCTAACGCGCTAAGTTTAGCATATAATATGTTAAAAAGTGAAAAAGGCATTATAATGGTTTCAGATGTTGCAGCTGAGATGCCGTTGTACAACTCTGCTGTTCAATTATCTAAGCAAACTGGAGCTCCGTTAGTAACAGTTGATACTACGGTCAATATAGATTATGTATCAGCGATGATGTATAATATAGGAAAAGTTGAAGGTGCAATCAGCATAGAAAACATCGTGCCAACTTCACAAGTTCAAATTGTGGATCCTATGTTAATTTTTTCGGTAGGTCTTGTTGGCGTAATTATAGTGGAATCTGTGTATATCTTTAGACTTAGGAGGTTATTAAAATGA